Proteins from one Desulfonema limicola genomic window:
- the murB gene encoding UDP-N-acetylmuramate dehydrogenase, which yields MIECALDPDTKKWLKDFLGDMVRFDEPMSKHTSFRVGGPAEAYVKVQNIEDLAVLVKGAYERNLPWHIIGDGTNLLVKDQGVKGIVIVLKGFFTGNEIDWKKDDSALVKCMAGFRIKNLCRLAAANRLKGMNPVLGIPGTVGGGIVMNAGNDMGAISDVLDSVTFMMADGKIKTISAKNLCFKYRKLLWDSGYKEKYGKFPVILQGIFRLCISSKSLKELEQEAWKILSRRKEKQPLEFPSAGCFFKNPLSGEPAGKLIDLAGLKGKTAGGAQISPKHANFIINRNNASCSDILELAETVKQKVADMFGVILKSEVRILE from the coding sequence TTGATAGAATGTGCTTTGGATCCAGATACAAAAAAATGGTTAAAAGATTTTCTGGGAGATATGGTAAGATTTGATGAACCTATGTCAAAACACACGTCTTTCAGGGTTGGCGGTCCTGCGGAGGCTTATGTAAAGGTTCAAAACATTGAAGATCTTGCAGTTCTTGTAAAAGGAGCATATGAAAGAAATCTTCCCTGGCATATTATTGGAGATGGTACTAACCTGCTGGTTAAAGACCAGGGAGTTAAAGGTATTGTTATTGTGTTAAAAGGCTTTTTTACAGGAAATGAGATTGATTGGAAAAAAGATGATTCTGCTCTGGTAAAATGTATGGCTGGGTTCAGAATTAAGAACTTATGCAGACTGGCTGCTGCCAACAGGCTTAAAGGCATGAATCCAGTACTTGGTATTCCCGGGACAGTGGGAGGCGGTATTGTTATGAATGCAGGCAATGATATGGGAGCAATATCAGATGTACTTGATTCTGTAACCTTTATGATGGCTGATGGAAAAATTAAGACTATTTCTGCAAAAAACCTTTGCTTTAAATATAGAAAATTATTATGGGATTCAGGATACAAGGAAAAATATGGAAAATTTCCTGTAATTCTTCAAGGAATTTTCAGGCTTTGCATAAGTTCCAAATCACTTAAAGAACTGGAACAGGAAGCCTGGAAAATTTTAAGCCGGAGAAAGGAAAAACAGCCTTTAGAGTTTCCAAGTGCAGGATGTTTTTTTAAAAATCCTTTATCAGGAGAACCTGCTGGAAAACTTATTGATCTTGCCGGATTAAAAGGAAAGACAGCAGGGGGTGCCCAGATATCGCCCAAACATGCTAATTTTATAATTAACCGTAATAATGCTTCATGTTCAGATATACTGGAACTTGCTGAAACTGTAAAACAAAAAGTAGCTGATATGTTTGGAGTAATACTGAAATCAGAGGTCAGGATTCTTGAGTAA
- a CDS encoding cell division protein FtsQ/DivIB: protein MSVKKIPVKGVARISEQTIRKCAGIYEGINILSVNLYMARKRLLAIPWIAEVQLKRLFPSEIRIYVKEHEPVAVLDLGQKFIISRLGKIYKKHSESDPDNLPVVLGLKYSDIGESNEFDSIPFKAVINVLQFGQQFESVIPNNVIKSISVDREIGVTLYIMPDNSQIRANRIRLGYDNYVEKYKRFKNLLVYFEKQEDFLKLDSIDMTNLDRVVVNPIRTESLAGDNKEV from the coding sequence TTGAGTGTTAAAAAAATCCCGGTTAAAGGTGTGGCAAGAATATCTGAGCAGACAATTAGAAAATGTGCTGGAATATACGAAGGTATAAATATCTTATCTGTTAATCTTTATATGGCAAGGAAAAGACTTTTAGCAATTCCCTGGATTGCAGAAGTACAGTTAAAGCGCTTATTTCCTTCGGAAATTCGTATTTATGTTAAAGAACATGAGCCTGTTGCAGTACTTGACCTGGGACAGAAATTTATAATCAGCAGATTGGGAAAAATATATAAAAAACATAGTGAATCTGATCCAGATAACCTGCCTGTTGTTCTGGGTTTAAAATATTCAGATATTGGTGAATCAAATGAATTTGATTCTATTCCTTTTAAAGCTGTCATAAATGTGTTACAATTTGGACAGCAGTTTGAGTCTGTTATTCCTAATAATGTGATAAAATCAATCTCTGTTGACAGGGAAATAGGGGTTACACTTTATATAATGCCGGATAACAGCCAGATCAGGGCAAATAGAATCAGGCTTGGATATGATAATTATGTTGAAAAATATAAACGGTTTAAAAATCTGCTTGTTTATTTTGAAAAACAGGAAGATTTTTTGAAGCTTGATTCCATAGATATGACTAATCTGGATCGGGTTGTTGTTAATCCTATCAGAACTGAATCGCTTGCCGGGGATAATAAGGAGGTTTGA
- the ftsZ gene encoding cell division protein FtsZ, with protein sequence MFTYVENNEKSAKIKVIGVGGAGGNAINNMIDSNLRGVNFIVANTDIQALEISRAPLKIQIGDKLTEGLGAGANPQIGREAALENAEAIRNALKDSHMVFITAGFGGGTGTGAAPVIAEICKELGALTVAVVSKPFSFEGRKRFMQAEEGLEMIKEVADTVITIPNDRLRGLASKNATMVDMFRKADEVLLHSVKGITDLILMPGLVNLDFADVKTTMEKAGLAIMGIGVASGENRAIEAAERAISHPLLEDLSIAGARGVLMNITSTSDLTMEEMTEASERIYSEVGEDAEIIWGTVVDESLGDEMRVTVIATGIGSKDRAVPERRSVNYRQGRPMQSTRPMRNESRQPPRQPMKDITHKPARNVVDYEEPAFLRKTNTRDDSRDNDYSPGYDDKNIDNEDLDIPTFLRRKAD encoded by the coding sequence ATGTTCACTTATGTTGAGAATAATGAAAAATCAGCAAAAATAAAAGTTATTGGTGTTGGGGGGGCGGGAGGTAACGCGATCAACAACATGATCGATTCCAATCTCCGTGGAGTTAACTTTATTGTAGCCAATACCGATATTCAGGCTCTTGAAATTTCCAGGGCACCTTTGAAAATTCAAATTGGAGATAAACTTACAGAAGGTCTGGGAGCTGGAGCAAATCCCCAGATTGGACGTGAAGCAGCCCTTGAAAATGCCGAAGCTATCCGCAATGCACTTAAAGACAGCCATATGGTTTTTATAACTGCTGGATTTGGAGGCGGAACAGGTACAGGGGCAGCACCTGTTATAGCCGAGATATGCAAGGAACTTGGTGCATTAACTGTGGCAGTTGTATCCAAACCTTTTTCTTTTGAAGGCAGAAAACGATTTATGCAGGCAGAAGAAGGGCTTGAAATGATTAAAGAGGTTGCAGACACAGTAATTACCATACCCAACGACCGCCTGAGAGGACTGGCTTCAAAAAATGCCACTATGGTTGACATGTTCAGAAAAGCTGACGAGGTACTGCTTCACTCGGTTAAAGGCATTACAGATCTTATCCTTATGCCTGGACTGGTCAACCTGGATTTTGCTGATGTTAAAACCACTATGGAAAAAGCTGGACTGGCTATTATGGGTATTGGTGTTGCCAGCGGAGAAAACCGGGCTATAGAAGCTGCTGAAAGAGCAATATCCCATCCGCTTCTTGAAGACCTGTCCATTGCAGGAGCAAGGGGGGTATTGATGAATATTACCAGTACCAGTGATTTGACTATGGAAGAGATGACAGAAGCTTCTGAAAGAATATACAGTGAAGTTGGAGAGGATGCTGAGATTATCTGGGGAACTGTTGTTGATGAAAGCCTTGGCGATGAAATGCGTGTAACTGTGATTGCAACAGGCATAGGCAGCAAGGATCGTGCTGTTCCAGAAAGACGTTCTGTAAATTACAGGCAGGGCAGGCCCATGCAGAGTACAAGACCCATGAGAAATGAAAGCAGGCAGCCTCCCCGTCAGCCTATGAAAGATATTACACATAAACCTGCCAGAAATGTAGTGGATTATGAAGAACCTGCTTTTTTAAGAAAAACAAATACAAGGGATGACAGCAGGGACAATGATTATTCACCAGGATATGATGATAAAAATATAGATAATGAAGATCTTGATATTCCAACATTTTTAAGAAGAAAAGCAGACTAG
- the murC gene encoding UDP-N-acetylmuramate--L-alanine ligase, with protein sequence MYLKKYHIHFVGIGGIGMSGIAELLLNLGYKVSGSDKQMSDITERLESLGGIIYQGHLETQIKGADVVVTSSAIGSDNPEVLGAIKMSVPVIPRAEMLAELMRLKYSVAVAGAHGKTTTTSIISAVLEKGGLDPTVVIGGKLKSIGVNALLGKGDFIVAEADESDGSFLKMSPTIAVVTNIDREHLDFYKDIDDIKEVFLNFIDRIPFYGIAVLCLDNESVQDLIPKIRKRFTTYGMSTQADFQARNIKTRGLKTSFSVYHLGKEMGEILLNLPGIHNVLNATASIAVGIELDISFDVIKSALESIQGVQRRLEIKGEVDGITIVDDYGHHPTEIKTTLQAAKDSWPDKRIVVVFQPHRYTRTQALFNEFTRSFYQSDLLVVLPIYSAGEKEIEGISAHALYEGIRMYGHKEVIYMEDSATAISHIKEILKPGDILLTLGAGNVWQMGENVLEALKTRGGF encoded by the coding sequence ATGTATTTAAAAAAATATCATATACACTTTGTAGGCATAGGCGGAATCGGCATGAGCGGGATTGCCGAACTTCTTTTGAACCTGGGATATAAGGTATCTGGTTCTGATAAACAAATGTCAGATATTACAGAACGCCTTGAGAGTCTTGGAGGTATTATATATCAAGGTCATTTGGAGACCCAGATAAAAGGGGCTGATGTGGTTGTAACATCTTCAGCCATAGGCTCTGACAATCCTGAAGTACTTGGTGCAATCAAGATGTCTGTGCCTGTAATTCCAAGGGCTGAGATGCTTGCTGAACTGATGCGTCTTAAATACAGTGTGGCAGTAGCCGGAGCCCACGGAAAGACTACAACCACATCCATTATTTCAGCAGTTCTTGAAAAAGGAGGACTTGATCCCACAGTAGTAATTGGAGGCAAGCTTAAAAGTATTGGTGTTAATGCTTTGCTTGGAAAGGGTGATTTTATAGTAGCTGAAGCAGATGAAAGTGACGGCTCTTTTTTAAAAATGTCTCCTACAATTGCAGTGGTAACAAATATTGATCGTGAGCATCTTGATTTTTATAAAGATATTGATGATATAAAAGAAGTTTTTCTTAATTTCATAGATAGAATTCCTTTTTACGGCATAGCTGTATTATGCCTTGACAATGAATCTGTACAGGATTTGATTCCAAAGATCAGAAAACGATTTACTACATATGGAATGAGTACCCAGGCAGATTTCCAGGCCAGGAATATAAAAACCCGGGGATTAAAAACCAGTTTTTCTGTTTATCATCTGGGAAAAGAAATGGGAGAGATTCTTCTTAATCTTCCAGGCATTCACAATGTATTAAATGCCACAGCCAGCATTGCAGTAGGCATTGAGCTTGATATTTCTTTTGATGTTATAAAAAGTGCCCTTGAAAGTATTCAGGGGGTTCAGCGCCGTCTTGAAATCAAGGGAGAGGTGGATGGTATTACAATTGTTGATGATTACGGTCATCATCCTACTGAAATCAAGACTACCCTCCAGGCAGCAAAAGACAGTTGGCCTGACAAAAGGATAGTAGTAGTTTTTCAGCCCCATAGATATACCAGGACTCAGGCTCTTTTTAATGAGTTTACCCGTTCTTTTTATCAGTCAGACCTTCTTGTGGTTCTCCCTATTTATTCAGCAGGAGAAAAAGAGATTGAAGGGATCAGTGCCCATGCCTTATATGAGGGCATACGCATGTACGGACATAAGGAGGTTATATATATGGAAGACTCTGCAACAGCTATTTCCCATATCAAGGAAATCCTGAAGCCTGGAGATATTCTTTTGACCCTTGGAGCAGGAAATGTATGGCAGATGGGTGAAAATGTTCTTGAAGCCTTAAAAACCAGGGGCGGCTTTTGA
- the ftsA gene encoding cell division protein FtsA translates to MQGQEDIVVGLDIGTTKICAVVGELSGNDINIIGIGTHPSIGLRKGVVVNIESTVESIKKAVEDAELMAGCEITSVYAGIAGGHITGFNSRGIIAIKGSTEITQHDVDRVVDAARAVAIPMDREVIHVLPQEFIVDDQTGILNPVGMSAVRLEAKIHIVTGAVTSAHNIVKCANKAGLDVCDIVLESLASSEAVLSDDEKELGTALLDLGGGTTDMAIFSGKNIKHTFVLALGGNNLTNDIAIGLRAPLAEAEKIKKKYGTCLSSSVSADDFIDVPGMGGRKSRKLSRQVLAEILEPRTEEIFSLIRREIHRAGMGHFINSGIVLTGGSSLLDGVTDIAESIFQLPTRMGKPQRIGGLVDVVNNPMYATGVGLVLFGARNHTAEKKFRIRDANIFNRVMARMKKWFKDII, encoded by the coding sequence GTGCAGGGACAGGAAGATATCGTAGTTGGACTGGATATTGGAACTACCAAAATCTGTGCTGTAGTTGGTGAACTATCTGGGAATGATATAAATATCATTGGAATTGGTACCCACCCTTCAATTGGATTGAGAAAAGGGGTTGTAGTTAATATTGAGTCAACAGTAGAATCTATTAAAAAAGCAGTTGAAGATGCTGAATTAATGGCAGGATGTGAGATTACATCAGTATATGCCGGTATTGCAGGCGGACATATAACAGGATTTAACAGCCGGGGAATAATTGCCATAAAAGGATCTACGGAAATTACCCAGCACGATGTTGACCGGGTGGTTGATGCTGCACGGGCAGTTGCCATTCCTATGGACAGAGAGGTTATTCATGTACTTCCTCAGGAATTTATTGTAGATGATCAGACTGGAATCCTTAACCCTGTGGGTATGTCTGCTGTCAGGCTTGAAGCCAAGATTCATATAGTTACAGGAGCTGTAACCTCTGCCCATAATATTGTTAAATGTGCCAATAAAGCAGGGCTTGACGTATGTGATATTGTCCTTGAATCACTTGCTTCAAGTGAAGCTGTTTTATCTGATGATGAAAAGGAGCTTGGCACAGCACTGCTGGATTTGGGGGGAGGTACAACAGACATGGCAATTTTTTCAGGCAAAAATATTAAACATACCTTTGTCCTTGCCCTGGGAGGAAACAACCTGACCAATGATATTGCCATAGGCTTGAGAGCGCCTCTAGCAGAAGCCGAGAAAATTAAAAAAAAATACGGCACCTGCCTGTCAAGCAGTGTCAGTGCTGATGACTTTATTGATGTTCCAGGTATGGGAGGCCGGAAATCTCGCAAACTTTCCCGCCAGGTACTGGCCGAGATTCTTGAACCAAGAACTGAAGAGATTTTTTCCCTTATCAGACGAGAAATCCACAGGGCAGGAATGGGGCATTTTATTAACTCGGGCATAGTTCTTACAGGCGGTTCATCACTTTTGGACGGTGTTACAGATATTGCAGAATCAATCTTTCAACTGCCTACCCGAATGGGTAAACCCCAGCGTATCGGAGGGCTTGTGGATGTGGTTAATAATCCCATGTATGCTACAGGTGTTGGACTTGTTTTATTTGGAGCGCGTAACCATACTGCAGAAAAAAAATTCAGAATTCGGGATGCCAATATTTTCAACCGTGTTATGGCAAGAATGAAAAAATGGTTTAAAGATATAATTTGA